A region from the Streptomyces sp. NBC_01445 genome encodes:
- a CDS encoding LacI family DNA-binding transcriptional regulator has product MATSAPGPRPPTIADVARVAGVSRTTVSHALNGLGKVDPRTRERVRQVAAELGYRPNLRAQRLRRGQAKAIALASSMPFAVAGGPSRLGFYMEVAAAAAESALLHDYALVLVPPVQSRSALYSVDIDGAIVVEPEVDDAAIAQLRERGLPYVTLGRPVSAEEDAPYVDLRGELVVELLLAHLHEQGAVRPALIVGSGSRRSSIDALTAYERVAARHGWTPIVARAPESGGEQAGYERCAELLAEHPDVDAVCALVDAFAVGAVRAIRDSGRTVPDGVMVVTRYDGLRARTCEPPLTAVDLHLDKAASDAVELLLGRLRGDTATPSVTVSPNPRVIVRASSARAGRRSTTRT; this is encoded by the coding sequence ATGGCTACTTCCGCCCCCGGCCCGAGGCCGCCGACGATCGCCGATGTCGCACGCGTCGCCGGCGTTTCGCGCACGACCGTGTCGCACGCCCTGAACGGCCTCGGCAAGGTCGACCCCCGGACCCGGGAGCGCGTCAGGCAGGTCGCGGCGGAGCTGGGCTACCGCCCCAACCTTCGGGCGCAGCGACTGCGGCGTGGACAAGCCAAGGCCATTGCGCTGGCCTCCTCGATGCCGTTCGCGGTGGCGGGCGGGCCGTCCCGGCTCGGCTTCTACATGGAGGTCGCGGCGGCGGCCGCGGAGAGCGCACTCCTTCACGACTACGCACTCGTCCTCGTACCCCCCGTGCAGTCGCGTTCCGCGCTGTACTCCGTCGACATCGACGGGGCCATCGTGGTCGAGCCGGAAGTCGATGATGCCGCGATCGCACAACTGCGTGAACGCGGGCTGCCGTACGTGACACTCGGCAGGCCCGTGTCTGCCGAGGAGGACGCGCCCTACGTCGACCTGCGCGGTGAACTGGTGGTGGAACTGCTGCTGGCGCACCTGCACGAGCAGGGTGCGGTGAGGCCGGCGCTGATCGTGGGCTCCGGTTCGCGGCGTTCATCCATCGATGCGCTCACCGCGTACGAGCGCGTGGCCGCGCGACACGGCTGGACGCCGATCGTGGCGAGGGCCCCGGAGTCGGGCGGTGAGCAGGCGGGGTACGAGCGGTGCGCCGAACTGCTCGCCGAGCACCCGGACGTCGACGCGGTCTGCGCGCTGGTCGATGCCTTCGCGGTGGGCGCGGTCCGGGCAATCCGGGACAGCGGACGGACCGTACCGGACGGCGTCATGGTCGTCACCCGCTACGACGGCCTGCGCGCCCGTACGTGTGAACCGCCTCTGACGGCGGTCGACCTGCACCTGGACAAGGCGGCGTCCGACGCGGTGGAGCTGTTGCTGGGGCGGCTTCGCGGGGACACCGCGACGCCGTCGGTGACGGTGTCCCCGAACCCGCGGGTGATCGTCCGGGCTTCGTCGGCAAGAGCCGGCCGGAGGTCAACCACCCGGACCTAA
- a CDS encoding ribosomal protein L7/L12, producing MEFVLLSAVLVLVALLSLSSPSGKIVSVERRLARLEQKVDLLISHLGVEVPQIPGMERVHELIRQGKKIEAIKVYRQLTGEGLKESKDAVERMS from the coding sequence ATGGAATTCGTACTGCTGTCCGCTGTCCTTGTCCTCGTTGCCCTGCTCTCTCTGTCGTCCCCGTCGGGGAAGATCGTGAGTGTCGAGCGACGGCTTGCCCGTCTGGAGCAGAAAGTGGATCTGCTGATCAGCCACCTCGGTGTGGAGGTGCCGCAGATACCCGGCATGGAGCGGGTGCACGAACTCATCCGGCAGGGCAAGAAGATCGAGGCCATCAAGGTGTACCGACAGCTCACCGGCGAAGGGCTCAAGGAGTCCAAGGACGCTGTGGAGCGGATGAGCTGA
- a CDS encoding plasmid pRiA4b ORF-3 family protein, with the protein MPADSVLQIKVTLADIRPPIWRRLQVPADLTLDRLHLVIQRAMGWENYHMHLFETPVGDYGRRDSELGHRDERKVPLYAVAPAVGDKISYTYDFGDGWGHRIEVEKALPREPGTAYPRCLTGRRACPPEDCGGPWGYANFIEAITDPGHEEHDELLEWVGGTFDPVQFDVEDINKRLTAR; encoded by the coding sequence ATGCCTGCTGACTCCGTCCTGCAGATCAAGGTCACCCTGGCCGACATCCGCCCGCCGATCTGGCGACGGCTGCAGGTTCCGGCCGACCTCACACTCGACCGCCTGCACCTGGTGATCCAGAGGGCGATGGGCTGGGAGAACTATCACATGCACCTCTTTGAGACCCCGGTCGGCGACTACGGGCGCCGTGACAGCGAGCTCGGCCACCGCGACGAACGCAAGGTCCCGCTCTACGCGGTGGCGCCCGCCGTCGGGGACAAGATCAGCTACACCTATGACTTCGGTGACGGCTGGGGGCACCGCATCGAGGTGGAGAAGGCCCTGCCCAGGGAACCGGGAACGGCCTACCCCCGATGCCTGACCGGCCGCCGGGCCTGCCCGCCCGAGGACTGCGGCGGCCCGTGGGGCTACGCGAACTTCATCGAGGCCATCACCGACCCCGGGCACGAGGAGCACGACGAACTCCTGGAATGGGTCGGCGGCACCTTCGACCCTGTCCAGTTCGACGTCGAGGACATCAACAAACGCCTTACCGCTCGATAG